Genomic DNA from Pongo abelii isolate AG06213 chromosome 22, NHGRI_mPonAbe1-v2.0_pri, whole genome shotgun sequence:
CACACAAAataatcttactttttttttcaaagacagaaCAATTTCACAGCACATTCAATTTGAAGATAGACATTATATTTGAATTGGAAGTGAGGCTTGACTTACTCTGTCCAAATTCTAATGCATCACAGTCATTGGTGTGAAGCTAATAATGAAAGAAGCAGAGGAGGCTTTCATTTCTACGGAGACAAACTGACATAGAAGCCAGATTAGTCTTTTCTTCCTGAACTAAGAACTGCTTttgttagaaaacaaaataatgtattttatttacttgaatactgctttaaaaagttattaattcCTCTTTTATAAGAGgtattagaaatgaaaacaactcAACTAGATTTCTAATCCAAAATACATTTATCTTTGGAAAGCAAGGTAACCATTGTAAAAACATTGtattaagagaataaaatgcaGTGACCTGAAATATGGGTGAACATATTCACACGATAGtgtaaataaatatacagaaCCACTCAAATACACATTTATAAAGAGAATGGCAAAGTACCTAAAATagcatttttacatataaaatttttatattaaaatattgctCATAATAAATAAGAGGTGATATGAATTCCATTTCCCTCTTAAAAATTCTCTCTAGTAGTTTAGACTAAGGAGTTAATCTGTTGTTTTGACAGGtgaattacattaaaatgtttaataaaatgacACTGTAACAGTATATTTAAGTAGTCACATGTGATAAAATTTGTTTAGTAATTCTGGGAAAAAAGAGTCCCCAAATGAGCCAAAATGATTAGCCCTTGAAGACTAGAGTATAATGATCTGCTTTATTTGACAAAGATGTTAAATACTGCCTTCTGTTTAGCAAATTTAATGACCATAAAAAAAAGGACCAAAACTTTCTTCAAACTTCTTCAAAGTTTGCATGTCTGGGAGACCAATAAAGGGCAGGGCATACGTAGTAAGTCTGTTTAGGTCAGTTGTTTATGGGTAGGTGTGACTTCATTCCTGTTCGCCCTACTTGCAAACATGGTAACTTAGAATAGTTCTTCAGAAGCTGTTCGATGGCAACGTGGCGGACATGGAGCTGTGAGGCCAAAGAATCTTTTTCTTGCACTTGGTGTGTTAACTCTTCAAAAACTTCtgtaaaagatttaaaaactttcatttttagtATGCAGAAAGCCAGTGCTATGATTTATATTTCAAGAACTCTAACTGAAATCTATGCATTGGGCAAAGTGTCACAATGAAACTGATTTGATACCAAGGAAACAGTTCTGTTCTCTACAAAGCATATCAGTTCTGATCATCCTAGGCATCTGTATACTTTACATAGCCAAATGGAATTTGGCTCTTCTCCATCAAGTGACTACAGAGATACACAGCAAAAATGGTGGTTGCTACTGTAGCTGAGCTACTTTTCTCAATTAGAATCTATAAACAGATTCAATTAGTATATAATGTGATTTATGGACAAGAAGTGCCTGTTAGTATTCAGGTCTGGAACCCCTTCTAagaggctttggaatcagactaCCAAGAGTTTTGAATCCTTGTTCCTACTCTTACGTGCCTTAGGCAAGcaacttttggtttcaatttccttttctgtgtaaCATTAATAATGATAGTAAGCACTTCACCAGGCtactgtaaaaattaaatgagatcatatttgTAAAGTACTCATACATTTCTACTACAActattattgtgattatttttattactctGAGAAGCTGTGTGGTTAAGCTTTGGAGTTTAAATCCTTGATCTGCTACTGATTGGACGCATGATCTCTGTAAGCAACATCTCTGAAGTacaattttctcatctaaaagGAAATAAACTGAAAAGGAGACAACTGGGGAATCTGAACATTAATTGTTAGTGTTAGCATTATACTTGATGATGTTAAGgaattattaactttaaatggtGTGATAATGAGActgtgactattttttaaaaagttatcttttaGAGGAAATCCTAAACTATCTATGGACAAAAAACAATGTGTTAGCTAGGATTTGTTTGAAAATAATCCATGCTACGGGTAGTGCAATGGGAATGGATGCAAGTAGAGATTATTATTATGCCTTTGGTAACAGTTGAAGCTGGTGAAGATGGCTTAAAGGGTTCACTATACTAGTCTCActacttttatatatgtttgaaattgtttataatttaacaaaaaagaCTAATATCACACGCCTTAAAGAACTGTTTGGGAGGACTCCCACATAGTGCCTGGTGCAATAGTGGGTAGTCAATAAAATGTTAGTAAGAGGTTGGAGTTTCCATTTtcacttagaaaagaaaaatgtggccgggcacagtggctcacacctataatgccagctctttgggaggttgaggcaggagggctgtttcagcccaggagctcgagatcagcctggacaatatgatgaaaccccgtccctataaaaaatagaaaattagctgggtgtaatggcgCACCATGACAgttaagtcccagctactcgggaggatcaccactgcactccagctagggtgataaagcaagattctgttgcaaaaaaaaaaaaaaaaaaaaaaaaggaaaaatgtatttcctcTGCAACTGAAAgttgtttctttcttattctttttgctcTGAAAACTCTAACAGGTTTGAATATCTCATTTCCAAATTTAAATGTAGATAAAGCCAATGGTGTCCTATCATAGGTGATTTTCTATGTCAAaatttttcacacacaaaaaagcattgACAGTGATTCTTACCCTGGATTTGCTGTAGGAGCTTTGCATTCAGTTGCTCTACCTCACCAAGAGTCATCGAATTCACTGAAACATGAAAATGTATTCACTATTACCACAACAACCTAGAAAAACATGCTGCTTACATCACCAACACaatatcctatttttaaaaatcagcacttAACTGCCAACACAACATTCAGCAGTACTCCAGTATTCAACCATTAACGCTCTTAAATGTGGAGTAGAAGCTTTCAAACCCTGACCACAACCCATggtaagaaaattttatttttattcttttttgagacagggtctcactttgtcacccaggtgggagtgcagtggtgcgatcaatGGCTCActgttgcctcaacctccctgggctcaagtgattcctcccacctcagcctccctaggagctggaaccataggcgtgtgccatcacacctaatttttttattttttgtagaaatggggtctccctgtgttgtttaggctggtcttgaactcctgggctccagtgatcctcccaccttggcctcccaaagtgctgggattataggtgtgagccattgtgcctggccagaaacatattttttatcACTCCCAGTATATCACCACCCTCCAATGAAACAAAAGTTTCACCAAAAAATAGTAGCAGGTCCAATGAATTCTGATATCTCCTATtctgtttcagtttttaaaaagtgttagtCACTACCCATTAAGCTTATTTTGATTAAGCATTACACAGTTTAAAACCTGCAGTTTGAAAAATCAATTTGTCTATCTAGATATACAATCTTAAATAATTCACATTTAGAATCAAGAAGTTGTATAACAAGATACCAGAGGTCCCTTCTGGCTCTGAAAACATGATTTCAAGACAATTAAAATCACCTCAGCTTCtgtaaatttttgtagaaatagatgTAGAGAGAATGAGTCACCCTTTCTAACTTTACAATAAGTGCGCACATTACCTTTGGCCTTTAGTAAAATGTCAGATTTTTGCTTATGAAATGCCACCACCAGTCAATTAGTCTTGCAGGGATCAGCAACATGACAATGTGTATTAGCCAATAGACGAAGCTGTACTTCTAAACTATACGAGTCCTAGATGTTCCAATTCAGTTTGTTGATTCCATTTAGTGTAatcattttaaatggcaaaacaAACATGGAAATTGCTTACCTTCAATGCTTAGAAGACAGAATCCcagtaaatgaaaaattttaagatgtCTCATTTTTGCTAAGGTGAAcctgttaaataaaatgtttcccaAATCTACCATTCCACAGCAAAATTCTTGACCCATTACACATCTGTACAAATGTACAAAAATCCCAAACCACCCAACTTTTACTCTTCTCCCCATTTTACTTACATTCCTCTCTGCTGTAATGTGGATGCTGGGTCTGGACATTAGCCTCTGGACTAGAGattgtctcttcttttttctgtgcctggttgTGACTATGAGGCCACAAAACACTGTTATGACATAAAGTGGCACCTGAATCTTGTAACATAGCAAGTCCAAAGTCTGTATTTTCCCTCTGCTCCAAAATTCTTTGTGTACAGTTAGAGATGCCACCTGCACTTCCATCTATCCATTTTGCAGAATATTTTGGTACTTGGGAGTCAAACTGTGGGAGTAATTTTTCTTCTGGCTTATGCCTGAAATTAAACAGATGATGCTGAGGGTTTTTAGAACATTCAGAATCTGAATCCAGATCCTTGTTTTGTGCATACTGCACAATCCAGTTTAACTTCTTACTCAAAATGGTTTTAACTTCTTCATAAGTACTTTTTGAAAGCTTAGATCGAGGACAACCCTGGTTTGCAATTAAATGGTATTTTTCAAAGCAGTCTTTATGGCCCCTTAATGATTTGGTGTGCAAGAGATCAGACTTTGGTACCcctatggaaaaaaaagagaaacaaaagacttgagaaattttgttttctataagtCACTTTAAGAACATACAAATCTTAGTAAAATCACAGAGTCCCTGATAGTCTGTGAATTAGAGGAAAAATGCTAAAGAATATTAGTATTAATATACAATGTGGCCTAATAATTTCTGCTTCAATTTAATATTCAGTAATATTAAATTCTTATGGATAGCAAAATCTTTCTAAGAACCTAATTATTCAATTTTAATCCTAGTCCAGAGATGTTACTGCACAATATAAAAAAATACTACTGAACCCAGCAATTTACCTTTACAGATTCTTGGCCTTTACATTATAGTGCTTTCTTCATGAAACCTTCTGAAGTACACACTTGCAAAAATATCTATAATATTATGAGGTTCAATAACAGAAATACTCAACAAGTTTTCCTCCCTAAAACACAGTAAATCATGTTCTTAAACTATGTTgtgtttattgaaaaaaaaaaccagaaccagaaaaatgcaaataaataaaagtcaaaaattcAATAAactatttagatttattttttaagaaaatcaaagcaTCTAACATTTTtcacatctccattttatagttaCTAAAACCTTATcaagatcattttattttctagaagaaaTGCATTATACATAATCATTTTCCATACAGCAGTAAATTCAATCTGCCAAGATTCAACAGCCAGTAATTCCTCAACTCACAAATGTTCATTATATACCATAAATAACAGAAATACTACTTTTATATCTCTCAACTTAGTAGAGTGTAAGGAGGCTacctcaattattttttaaaaatataaaaattataaaaatataaaacattttcaaatacctaatacatttcaaaatacagaCTATATTCACACATTTTTATAAGTTCAAGCCATATTATTAAACTCAAACAGCGCTACTTTTATACTGAAGGTGAATTAGGAATGTGGACCTGAAAATTTATGTCTGCCAGAACTAACCAGTTTAAATCTGCTTAGCTTTTTAAATGCAGTAAGCGGAGAGCCACTCAGGagctagtttaaaaaaaagttttagctgattcatcagaaaaaaatacattttgtaattcCTCCTTTGCTTTGAAAATTGAACTCATAGTTATTTTATTTGAACTCCAAAGTCTGGCTAAAAGAAAGATAATGAAGCATTTGCACTTTAATGGTATGAAATAAAGTATTAGCATACTTGTgaatattaatgtttttaaaaatatatataatatcagcCAATGGTGGGACTTGATGAGACTGTCAAAACCAAGTGTTAAATTGGTTATCAGTTCCCTCAACAGTTACTGTAAGCTATGTGAACACACCTCTAAAACACATTAATATTATAAGCACATGTAAACAACTGCTCTCATGAGGTAAACTCAAATATCTGAGCCTTGTTTTTTCCAATGGGTACAAAAATTGCTAGAAACGTAAACagaatttaatatacattttatttatcacttTGCTCCTTGTACTGCAATTGTGAGCACGTATACATTTCTACCAGTTATTATCTGATTACATCAAATTTCCAGCAACATTagaatatgtaaattataaatcTCAAAGCTTTATTTGATAATAGAGTATACAtctttaaaaatgggaaactgacATAAAAAGGAAGCTCACAAGCCCTGctttattaaaagttttattattacGCATTTTAGATAATACGACAAAACAGTAGTTATCACAAGTTATACACCAAAGGAAGAATGGTTCCATTCTGCTATCTGATTCCAATGCTTAGTTTTCTGGGAAACACTGGTATGCAGAGAGAACCTGAAGCTTGCCTATTACTAACTGGAACATTTATTAAAGAGCTCCCCTACCCTCTGCAAACTCTTTTAGGTCTTGTTGCCAACAGATGGTTAGCTAATCCCTCAAAACCATAAATGGTCTCATTCTCAGTATACTGCCTCAGCTCTATGTAGCAATGAAATTCTTTAGCATATAAAAAACGTTGTGAACCAGGCTACGGAAAGTAatatttattgttaaattttgtgggttttttagtATTTATACAGAAACTCCAATGAaaaagtaattacattaaataactAATTTTCTGATGTACTCTAGAGCTTCAACAACAGGTCAATATAATAGATATCTATTTGCAGAATAAGGAGGACTTGTAAAGTTTATCTACTGTTTCTTAATAATTCATGTAATATAATTTCCACTTAGATGTACCTATTAGCTCCTCTAACTCATCTTACTGAACATTTAACTCCTTTATCTCTCTCACCACACACCTCCAAAGCTGATCCCCTTACTGAATGTGGCATCACCAACTGCTCAAGGAAGAAACCTGGGTGTCCTCCTTGAAAGCTCTTCACTCCCCGCAATCCCAGAGGTTTTGCTGACTGTCGTAACAGATTTCTCCCCCATAAAATCTAGCACCTGCAACATCTGAAATCCTTCTGCTTCACTCAAGCACCACTCCCACTACAAATGTGGGTCATGATCATCATCACCTCCTGTCTAGTTCTCATTTCCCCTAAGAAGCGTCGTCTAACCCAAACATCTGGGTTAGTTTATCACACTAGATTTTACAATTGCCTCTTTCGTGGCCTGTATCTCCTGACAAAATGTAGGTTCTGTGAAAAATATGGACCATGTCTATCTTACTCATATATTCTCAGTGtcaaaatgcctggcacatagtaggtactcaaaagTAGTTAAAtgcataaaagaaaattaaaaatatattttaaaacaccaaaaacaaatcAATTATCACTCAAGGTCCCTTGCAAGGTCCCTCCTAGCAAGGGAACTAGAATTTGCAGTTCTGCCAGGCTGCTCAGTGGGTAATTAAAGGCATCTTTCAGTGAAGTTACTCCTATATTTAGTCTAATGGGCTATTAGTCTAAAGAACATATCAGTGGCACTGATACAGAAATGGCATTCCTGTGGCATCATTCAATCTgtcaaagaaaataatgaatttctacttgaatatatatttttaaatagaaatttacaTACAGAAAATATACAAGAAGATGGTTTTATGTTAACTGTAGCTCATTCATCTAGATACATACCTCTAATTTCTTTAGTTACATCAGtcatactaaaa
This window encodes:
- the C22H21orf91 gene encoding protein EURL homolog isoform X2 — protein: MNEEEQFVNIDLNDDNICSVCKLGTDKETLSFCHICFELNIEGVPKSDLLHTKSLRGHKDCFEKYHLIANQGCPRSKLSKSTYEEVKTILSKKLNWIVQYAQNKDLDSDSECSKNPQHHLFNFRHKPEEKLLPQFDSQVPKYSAKWIDGSAGGISNCTQRILEQRENTDFGLAMLQDSGATLCHNSVLWPHSHNQAQKKEETISSPEANVQTQHPHYSREE
- the C22H21orf91 gene encoding protein EURL homolog isoform X1; this encodes MNEEEQFVNIDLNDDNICSVCKLGTDKETLSFCHICFELNIEGVPKSDLLHTKSLRGHKDCFEKYHLIANQGCPRSKLSKSTYEEVKTILSKKLNWIVQYAQNKDLDSDSECSKNPQHHLFNFRHKPEEKLLPQFDSQVPKYSAKWIDGSAGGISNCTQRILEQRENTDFGLAMLQDSGATLCHNSVLWPHSHNQAQKKEETISSPEANVQTQHPHYSREELNSMTLGEVEQLNAKLLQQIQEVFEELTHQVQEKDSLASQLHVRHVAIEQLLKNYSKLPCLQVGRTGMKSHLPINN